From Candidatus Pedobacter colombiensis, one genomic window encodes:
- a CDS encoding gliding motility protein — translation MQNLTARYNYIYNSNVILTTHQQELAESFRENYDEILPVYIGPEIDSNFMVKDGAAGKSMDNIIKKAQTIILEKNNSNYLDDAYNLLGKAQFYKGNYFNAAEYFDYTTINYKKSTKSYIEALNWKARSLMQVRRLSEAKIVLDTLAYAIAGLKKNTSEPLATLAQMSIYQHKNADAILYLKDAIKESHDSQHRIRWTYILAQLSEQQKNYKDALLSYRKVEKSNAPFEMYFNANLNRIKLNALRSTKKTNRQDELLALLKDDKNTDYNDQVYYQIAESLSADGDYNNAIKNYRKSIQKSTKNQYQKGLSYLRIADLNFKQLHNYLNAKLYYDSAVNTLPKSYPGYDIILKKNQNLEYLTSRYQIIAKEDTLQAIARLSEQDRQAKIQAILNPVTDKPVIADQNNIGINTPGTLDAGNKKTPTSSTYYFNNAGALSTGYSDFKKKWGNRKLENNWRQSIRSSAQSTIQDITNNINTPVVVDQGQNILASADQNAEIKAYADALPTTPQLLAISNQKIIDAYYDNANFYLQELNDPEEAAEVYQILLARFPANNHLSATYYSLFLISKNKDEAAANNYRNKILTEYPNSVYAKTIIDPSFSIKQSELETAINKQYNDIFEQYQKKDFNGVIQRVDEAQKTNGENYLSPQYAYLKAIAIGRTNPLDPLLTAFNTITTTFPDDRLITPLAKDHIAYINAHLADFQKRKIALPDFDPNESPFKIAQVSAPIAVPAPIQTSLPAPQSEAPETVKPAEKPVTPIAVNTEKPVTPVPAKIESIFSTATSTVYYYVVDVADAALTLSSSRFGIGQFNRGNYAGFNLKHQLKEFDNDQLIYVGNFSNFDDAKTYATGITPQLKQIMKVPANIYSSFIISKENFDRLTSKDLLNKYLDFYKNNY, via the coding sequence ATGCAAAATTTAACTGCCCGTTATAATTACATCTACAACTCAAACGTTATCCTTACTACCCATCAGCAAGAGCTTGCCGAAAGTTTCCGGGAAAATTACGATGAAATCCTTCCGGTTTACATCGGACCAGAGATCGATAGCAATTTCATGGTAAAGGATGGCGCCGCTGGCAAATCAATGGATAATATCATTAAAAAGGCACAAACTATCATTCTGGAAAAAAACAACAGCAATTACCTCGATGATGCTTATAACCTGTTGGGTAAAGCCCAATTTTATAAAGGGAACTATTTTAATGCAGCGGAGTACTTCGATTACACCACAATAAACTATAAAAAAAGCACTAAAAGTTATATTGAAGCGCTAAACTGGAAAGCCAGAAGTTTAATGCAGGTAAGAAGGCTTAGTGAAGCAAAGATTGTACTGGACACTTTGGCTTATGCCATTGCAGGTTTAAAGAAAAACACTTCAGAGCCATTGGCAACCCTTGCCCAAATGTCCATTTACCAACATAAGAATGCCGATGCCATTTTATATTTAAAAGACGCCATCAAAGAGAGCCATGATAGTCAGCACAGAATCAGGTGGACATACATCCTGGCCCAATTATCTGAGCAGCAGAAAAACTATAAAGACGCTTTATTAAGCTACCGTAAAGTCGAAAAGAGCAACGCGCCTTTCGAAATGTATTTCAACGCCAATTTAAACCGGATCAAGCTCAATGCCTTAAGGAGCACAAAAAAAACCAATAGACAGGATGAGCTACTCGCGCTTTTAAAGGACGATAAAAATACAGATTACAATGATCAGGTATATTACCAGATTGCCGAAAGCTTGTCTGCCGATGGCGATTATAATAATGCGATAAAAAATTACAGAAAATCTATTCAAAAAAGTACAAAGAACCAATACCAAAAAGGTCTTTCTTATTTAAGAATAGCCGATCTCAACTTTAAACAGCTCCACAACTATCTTAATGCAAAACTTTATTATGATAGTGCCGTAAACACATTACCTAAAAGCTACCCAGGCTACGATATCATTCTTAAAAAGAACCAAAACCTGGAATATTTAACCAGTCGCTATCAGATCATTGCAAAAGAGGATACACTACAGGCTATTGCCAGACTGTCCGAACAGGATCGTCAGGCAAAAATACAAGCGATATTAAATCCTGTTACAGACAAACCCGTGATTGCCGATCAAAATAATATTGGCATAAACACACCTGGCACTCTGGACGCTGGAAATAAAAAAACACCAACTTCCAGCACCTATTACTTTAATAATGCGGGAGCTTTAAGCACCGGTTATTCGGATTTCAAAAAGAAATGGGGAAACAGGAAGCTGGAGAACAACTGGCGTCAAAGTATTCGTTCATCTGCACAAAGCACCATTCAGGACATAACAAACAACATTAACACCCCTGTAGTTGTAGATCAGGGACAAAATATATTAGCCTCGGCAGATCAAAATGCTGAAATCAAAGCGTATGCTGATGCCTTGCCAACCACTCCACAATTGCTGGCCATATCGAATCAAAAAATCATTGATGCTTATTATGACAATGCCAATTTCTATTTACAGGAGCTCAATGATCCTGAGGAAGCAGCAGAAGTTTATCAAATTCTTTTAGCACGTTTTCCGGCAAACAATCATTTATCAGCCACCTACTATAGCCTGTTCCTCATCTCTAAAAATAAAGATGAAGCAGCGGCCAATAATTACAGAAACAAAATTTTAACAGAATACCCAAACTCTGTATACGCAAAAACCATCATTGATCCATCCTTCTCCATTAAACAGTCTGAACTGGAAACAGCGATCAACAAACAGTATAACGACATCTTTGAACAATATCAAAAGAAAGATTTTAACGGGGTGATTCAACGAGTAGATGAAGCCCAGAAGACGAACGGTGAAAACTACCTATCCCCTCAGTACGCCTATCTAAAGGCTATCGCCATAGGAAGAACCAATCCTTTAGATCCGCTGTTAACCGCCTTTAATACCATCACAACAACATTCCCTGACGACAGATTGATCACTCCATTGGCGAAAGATCATATTGCTTATATCAATGCACATCTGGCCGACTTTCAAAAAAGAAAAATTGCATTACCGGATTTTGACCCTAACGAATCTCCTTTCAAAATAGCACAAGTATCCGCACCAATTGCAGTACCTGCACCTATACAAACATCCTTACCGGCCCCACAATCTGAAGCGCCAGAAACGGTTAAACCAGCAGAAAAACCAGTTACACCAATCGCTGTAAATACCGAAAAGCCTGTGACACCTGTTCCGGCTAAAATAGAAAGCATCTTCAGTACAGCCACCTCTACCGTATACTATTATGTAGTTGATGTAGCTGATGCAGCTTTAACACTTAGTTCATCACGCTTTGGCATCGGACAATTCAACAGGGGAAATTATGCCGGTTTTAACTTAAAACATCAACTGAAAGAATTTGACAATGATCAGCTGATATATGTAGGGAACTTTAGTAATTTTGACGACGCAAAAACTTATGCAACGGGAATTACGCCACAATTAAAACAGATTATGAAAGTGCCCGCTAACATTTACAGCAGCTTCATCATCAGTAAAGAAAACTTTGATAGATTAACCAGTAAAGATTTGTTAAACAAATACCTGGATTT